AAGAGTATTTGCAAGGAAATGAACCTTTAAGCTGAGTAACAAGTCAAGAAGGTtgaaacaacaaacaaaatatccTTTTTTCCATTGGGCAACAATGAAAAATGACAGCTGCAAAGATAGGGCTCACAAATGAAATTGCAGGGGCAGAAAATTACATGAGCTGGGTCCAAAATCAGGAGATTGTATTGCTGCATTCCATTACGCTGCTGTTTAACTTGAATCCCCACAATGGTCCTAGAATGTCCATCATGCTGAAAGAACAATGGCCTAGGTGAAAAGATCATATGAAGTTAAAGATAATGATGGCACATTCTTTCTTGTATTACAGAAAAGAAACTATGTTGATAAAATCAATGGAaccatttgaaaattgaaacataTCGTGACACCTTCCACATCATCATGATAATCAATATATACATAATGTACTTTTGTATGAAAAGACAAACAGAGTGCCATGCTTTATTAATATCCAAAGAATACAAGGGAAGGCACACAAGAAATCCTCCAAAAGAAACGAAAGAGAATTAGAAAAATACTCTCCAATGAGTTAAAATggaataattacaaaattactTAGAAAGAAGACCCCAGTTAGAAGCATTGAGATGATGATATCCTAAGAGTCCTTCCAAAAAGTCTCTCAAGCAAAACAATCTACAATTATCTGATGCCAAACACATTACACATAGACAAATGGATGttaaaataaacacaaaaagatAGATTAAATGCCAATTAAAGACGTACGTTTTTCCACTAACATTAACGTGCTGGTGACTATACGTGCAAATCCTTCCATCAGAGAAGTAATTCCATACCCAATCAACCAGAACCTGATGACCTTTCGCTTTCTGAGTGGACTTATTTTCCAAGACACTTCGAGAATATTTGGACTTCTCATGCCCACTAGAACCAGTTTGTGGAACCCCGTCATTTTTACTTACAAGAAACCTATCCATGGGCCCATTAACCTTAGctgtttttctcttatttgCATCAATTAAGTTTACCATTTGTGCCCCACTACTTGAACCAGGGACTGAGAGATAAAGTTCCTCGCACTCTTTAGGACCAAAATCAACTATCCTTGCCTGAAGCCCAAAGGAACGCAAAAGGGCAGCACATTCAGTGGCTCCAATCCAATTTTTTCTgccataaattttgtaattaaaatgcTCTGCACCATGTACATCAAATCCTTTTTTCCAAGCAATCTCAAGCCATCTCTGAAGTGATAGAATATCAGGAACAACTCCTGATCCACCAAATAAAACGTTTCTAGCTTCTGGTCTTTGCATTATCAAATGAGAGCAAAGCATTTGAATGTTCCGCCATCCACAGCCCCACCCAAGATCCTCAAATTCAATACTCTGATAATGATCAACATACCCTGACACAACACTAGTCGAATCACTAGATTCTAATTCTAAGCAATTTCTTAATAAAGACATCAGACCACCTTCCACCTTATAAAAACCACTCCTATTCTGTAAACCAATCAGGGAAGAGATCTTTTCATCAACATTCAACTTTTCCTTCACCAAAGCCCCCCTCTCACAACTTAACTTGCCGCTATCCAAAGATCCCTTAAGCTTAATGGTTTCTTGATTATCCTACAAAAAAGAACCATACAGGGACCAAATTACTGACATGAAGCCGTATGAATCATCTAGAATCCACAAACAACTAAAACAGCAGAACCAAGGCAACTGGAACTAAAAAGTTGGAACAACTTACATTGTCGTAAGGAGTAGAGGAAAGAGCCATCTGCTGGGCCAACTCAAAGTCCCTAGCAAGTTGGCGTTGTTTATCGTCATTGTCTTCATCTTCAAAGTGACCATTAGCATGCCTGCAACGGCAACAACATAAAGAGACCTTCCTAAATCGTTCAGAAAACCCAAGCTACAGAAGTTTTCGAATCAAAAGTGagcaaaatttgaatatgagGATCGAAAGAGTCGGTTTACGTAATCAAAGAACAAAGCAATGGATCGAAATTACAACAGAAGCGGTAGGAATTGTACCTCTGAAGTTCTTTTGATGGAACAACTTGGTCGCAGAAAGGGCAACTGGATGATGAATCCATTGAATCTCAGGAACACAATCACAATCTAATGGCCTGCTTGCTCGAGAAATACCATATTACTTTTGAGCGAGAGCCAGATTGTATTTCTAAAATTGGGAAACTCGATCAATAAACTGATGAACAGActactgttttttttctttatatttttttcaatttccgtttttaattaaacttttaattattaaattttaaagattaatcagtcctaaattttgaaaattaagaaacaattttattttttgaatttaatcaagaatttaaatatttatttgaaagaacgaaagctataaataagaatttgtaaaaaaaataaataaagacagttttcaaaaataaaaaattaaataattattaaacgtggtttaaatttttaattttgtatatactATCTcttgattaaatttattatttttaaaaatgtgaatttaatagacaaattttaaaattaatagactaaatatgtaatttataCCGGTGTACATTTAACCCGACAATCTGACAActcggaccaacccaacccaacggGTTAGATTAGTATTTCAagtagggttgggttcatttttctgaacccgaactgaatcgATTTGGTTTCGGGTTCATAGATAAAACcttcgggttgacccgagccaaataaaaatatataaggattaaattaaatttttttttaaatctctctctaaaaaaaatatttatgaatattcaaaaatttcaataatactcttaTCGATATTCGTAGTTCTTAACATGCTATCGGAGTCATACCGCTAATTTAgtcatgttaatagaatcttcaagtgtcgaacaaataagTTATGAGTCTCGAAGGTATAGTCAAAGTAACCAAAGTGTTGAACGAAGAGTGTACTCTATTTGAAAGCttcagagaaggagtcgagcctcgataaGGAATGGTTCAAGGACTTCAAAGAAGGAAGTCTTAAccgaggctctatggtgtactttgttaaATGATTTCATAATGCTATATAAAATGAGGGGGAAAATCTAACTGATTATTCCATAACTATAATAGTTATGCAACCAAATATATTCTACAAATatcttaaatcaaatttcagtATGAGAGTATATATCAATCACACcaaacttgtttttttagaaaatcaaattattgtCTTCTCAGAGTTTTAGTAAAAACATCTAACAATTGCATTTTATTCGAAACATAGATGATTCAAGCTTGTAATTTTATTCGAAATATATGgcaatctatttcaatttgCTTCATACGTTCGTGAAAAACTGAATTGGTTGCTATATGCAAGGCTGCTTGATTATCATAATACAACAATGCTGGTTCGGACTGCGGAactttcaagtcttgaagaatgtatctcagtcaagttaactctaaacaagtatttgtcaTAGCTCGATACTTGGCTTCAACTGATGATTTGGACACATTGGTttgctttttagacttccaagaaataattgaatttttcaagaagatgcaaaaccaagaaatggatgaagttcgacaaccaccccagTCAGAATCGCAATGTGCTTGTAATCTCAAGTTGTTTTTAGATGGTAGTAGAAGTCTTTGACCATTAGTACCTTTGATGCATCTCAAAACTCAAAGAGGtgcctcccaatgtggttttcttggttcatgcacgaattgactaagcatacgaactgaatacacaatgtcaggcctagtaacagttaaatatattaatttactaATCAACTGTCTGTATTTACTTGAACCATTCAACTTCTCTCATTTcgttaaagaaagtttcagattttgttcCTTAGGAAATTTTTTCTGAACGTGCTCCTGTAAGACCTGTGCCTTGAAAAATAAACGTGTCTAAAGTGTTCttcctttgagacataaaaattccttttctacatcaagaaaattcaatgactaggaaatatttcaaattccctaaatctttgataagaaatttttCGAGTAAACAAATCTTGAGATGTTAAATTTCTTTAAGATCATTTCTTGTCAACAGAATATCTTCAACATAGATAAGAACGGCAGTGAAATAAGTACTTCtactcttattaaataaagagtaatctGTTTTTGACTGAGTGTagcctgcattttgtatagtagtagagaatatggagaaccaatggcgagaagcctgttttaacccataaagagatttatgtAGCCGACATACTGTATTCTACCTCTGTTGGCGAAGACCTGGTGGTAAAGACATGTAAACTTTCTCGTCTAGATTACCATAGAGAAagacattttgaacatccaactAATGAATGAACCATTTTCGAGTAGCAGCAATagtgagtaagcaacgaagtgtagtaagtttcgCTGTAGGAGAAAATGTCTCTatgtaatcaataccttcaacTTAGTGTATCTCTTTGCTATCAGCTGAGCTTTAAACAGAACCATCAAAGTTATATTTCATCTTATACAACCGATGACAACAGATAGCTTTATGGTCAGGTGGTAGAGGAACGAAAGACAAgtatgattacgttccaaagctgcaatttcaGCTTTCACTGAAAGTATTGAATgcatttgaattataaattgacAAGAAACTGAATATCAATCTCATAAATTTCGTTGAGCGTAGATGAATTTTATGAAcactttgaaaaaaaaaaatgcaacaaaaCTGAAAGCAAcaattttttacttcttctgacattgaatttcagcgcacttgtgtctatactccacaacaaaatggagtcgtagAACGTAAGCATCGCCATATCGtaaatgtagctaggtctcttcTGTTTCAGCCACAGGTTCCACTAAATTTTTGGGGAGAGTGCATTTTAACTTCggttaaaataaacatatcgAAAGAGAAAGGGGCATGAGCaaacccacatcgattggagagagcaacGACTGCGAGCGAGGACGAtaagtgtcacaatcgcacttttctTGATCGTAGACTTTTGTGATTGTGTgacactcactcccaatacTGCTTGAGTCAAGCCAATTTGGGTTCATGTAGCCTACGACTAGGCAACGTATTCTCAAGCCTCTGGCCCCGTTTTGaggagaagattttagaaaacggggcaCAGAGATTTATGAAAAGAGTTGAAAGCAAGGTTGAAAGAAAGATTGAAAACAACTTTATATGACTACGAACAAAAGGCAACACAATGGCTTAAAATAGCATATAACTTTCCGGGTAGGTAGgatttgacaactagtcgcatCCTCTTATAGTACATTTGAAGGCGAGGCAGGCGTAGACGTGCTTTTGCCAAACGCTCATACGAAGTCTTGGTGGGAGGAGtcgacaactagtcgtatcccctATTAGTACATTATGGGGCATTTCGTGTCTACTGGATGTAGACATGATTCGAAAGCGTCATACAGTTAGAAACACACAAGAAGGAACTTATACATCATGAAAGCAATAAAGTGAAAGGGTTTCAGCATGCAATAACGAGCATGCAACCATGGGCAAAACGCCTTGAACAAACATGACTgtgtaattgtttttaaaaaacaactttatatGACTACGACCACGGGCATGCGACCATGggtaaatgtttttaaaaaatgatgtaagaattaaattaaaaaataaataaaaaagaagaaactaatttatataaatggaaacaaaaaaggaaaaaacttgATGcgtataattaaataaatatttatattattaataagaatcagaatttatataattaaaaatgattttataggCCTATAAATCATCGGCGCGTCTCAACGGTCGACGACAGCTGTATTTCTTTCCGGAATTCAACACTCCCATTCTACTGCTCTCTCAAATTGTTGACCATGAAGAAATCTCTCGGCCGTCggaaaattgaaatcaaaaaGCTTGAGAAGAAGAGTAGCCAGCAGGTTACCTTCTCTAAACGCCGCGCCGGACTTTTCAACAAGGCGGCGGAGCTTTCCGTTCTGTGCGGTGCTGAGATCGCGATCCTCGTCTCCTCTGCCACCAACAAGCTCTATACATTCGGTCATCCCAATGTTGAATCGCTCTTGGACCGTTTTCTCACCGGAAATTCTGCTCCGCCTAAGCCGGCTGAGGCCTACCTCCCTCTGCAGGAGTTGAACCGCGATTTTGACGATGTGGCGGCTGAGTTCGACATTGAGAAGAGGCGCGCGGCAGAGCGCTCGAGTAACGATCGATTTTGGTGGGATGAGCCGCTGGAATCTATGAAAATCGACGAACTGAAGCGATTCCGGTCGTCGTTGGTGGAACTGAGAGGAAAAGTGGCGGAGAGAGTGGAGAAATTTACGGATATGAGAACAGAAGGATCTCCGATACCTGCTCTGCAGCCGTCAACTCCTCCGTCGATTACCCTGGTCGGAAACCTCCAACCGCCGCCGACGACTCCATCAATTGACCTCGTCGAAAACCTCCAACAGCCGCCGACACCTCCATCAATTGGTCTCGTCGAAAACCTCCAACGGCCGCCGACGCCTCCATCAATTGGCTTCTTTGAAAATCTCCAATGGCCGTCGACGCCTCCATCAATTGGCCTCTTCGAAAATCTCCGATGGCCGTCGACGCCTCCATCAATTGACCTCGTCAAAAGCCTCCATTGGTCACCGATGCCGTCAATTCACCTTGCTGAAAACGACCAATGTCTGCCGTCGTCGTTTCATATCTCTGGAAACCACTCTGTCGCGCGACGGCTGAATATGCTAGACTAGGGTCTTTGtaatttgttcttgttgtttgtttaattttcatgTCGCATGAAAATTAGATAATTGGATtcggttgttttttttttccaaagtGTTGATAAAATTCATCTACGATAGAATGAAATTTATGAGATTAATATTCatgtttcttctcaatttataattcaaatgcATTCAATACTTTCATTCTTAATATCAACTATTctaaaaaattgaagcaagattctcaaaaaaaattcaatctaaaactatttttttaatagtttttttttagagtttgaatatgttattaattttttttttaaatttgaaagtattttTTGAGAATgcaaaattcataatttattattattattattaatttagggtttgttttgaaattaaattttgtttcaactttCTCCCCCTCCTCTTCCTTGCTCGATAAGCCCTCGCGCTTCAGTTTTCACATTCGCCCTCGCATCGAGGTAGTGACAGGCAGATCGATTGCTCCCTCCAAAGCACACAACAGTTCATTGCAGG
The Cucurbita pepo subsp. pepo cultivar mu-cu-16 chromosome LG16, ASM280686v2, whole genome shotgun sequence genome window above contains:
- the LOC111777224 gene encoding zinc finger with UFM1-specific peptidase domain protein isoform X3 — its product is MDSSSSCPFCDQVVPSKELQRHANGHFEDEDNDDKQRQLARDFELAQQMALSSTPYDNDNQETIKLKGSLDSGKLSCERGALVKEKLNVDEKISSLIGLQNRSGFYKVEGGLMSLLRNCLELESSDSTSVVSGYVDHYQSIEFEDLGWGCGWRNIQMLCSHLIMQRPEARNVLFGGSGVVPDILSLQRWLEIAWKKGFDVHGAEHFNYKIYGRKNWIGATECAALLRSFGLQARIVDFGPKECEELYLSVPGSSSGAQMVNLIDANKRKTAKVNGPMDRFLVSKNDGVPQTGSSGHEKSKYSRSVLENKSTQKAKGHQVLVDWVWNYFSDGRICTYSHQHVNVSGKTMMDILGPLWGFKLNSSVMECSNTIS
- the LOC111777224 gene encoding zinc finger with UFM1-specific peptidase domain protein isoform X1 — its product is MDSSSSCPFCDQVVPSKELQRHANGHFEDEDNDDKQRQLARDFELAQQMALSSTPYDNDNQETIKLKGSLDSGKLSCERGALVKEKLNVDEKISSLIGLQNRSGFYKVEGGLMSLLRNCLELESSDSTSVVSGYVDHYQSIEFEDLGWGCGWRNIQMLCSHLIMQRPEARNVLFGGSGVVPDILSLQRWLEIAWKKGFDVHGAEHFNYKIYGRKNWIGATECAALLRSFGLQARIVDFGPKECEELYLSVPGSSSGAQMVNLIDANKRKTAKVNGPMDRFLVSKNDGVPQTGSSGHEKSKYSRSVLENKSTQKAKGHQVLVDWVWNYFSDGRICTYSHQHVNVSGKTPLFFQHDGHSRTIVGIQVKQQRNGMQQYNLLILDPAHSTKGIEKSLRENNGWQKLIKRGTHTLNKPQYQLCYIDSGIAAGADLELLKKIDSLFLEL
- the LOC111777224 gene encoding zinc finger with UFM1-specific peptidase domain protein isoform X2, whose amino-acid sequence is MALSSTPYDNDNQETIKLKGSLDSGKLSCERGALVKEKLNVDEKISSLIGLQNRSGFYKVEGGLMSLLRNCLELESSDSTSVVSGYVDHYQSIEFEDLGWGCGWRNIQMLCSHLIMQRPEARNVLFGGSGVVPDILSLQRWLEIAWKKGFDVHGAEHFNYKIYGRKNWIGATECAALLRSFGLQARIVDFGPKECEELYLSVPGSSSGAQMVNLIDANKRKTAKVNGPMDRFLVSKNDGVPQTGSSGHEKSKYSRSVLENKSTQKAKGHQVLVDWVWNYFSDGRICTYSHQHVNVSGKTPLFFQHDGHSRTIVGIQVKQQRNGMQQYNLLILDPAHSTKGIEKSLRENNGWQKLIKRGTHTLNKPQYQLCYIDSGIAAGADLELLKKIDSLFLEL
- the LOC111777767 gene encoding agamous-like MADS-box protein AGL61 — its product is MKKSLGRRKIEIKKLEKKSSQQVTFSKRRAGLFNKAAELSVLCGAEIAILVSSATNKLYTFGHPNVESLLDRFLTGNSAPPKPAEAYLPLQELNRDFDDVAAEFDIEKRRAAERSSNDRFWWDEPLESMKIDELKRFRSSLVELRGKVAERVEKFTDMRTEGSPIPALQPSTPPSITLVGNLQPPPTTPSIDLVENLQQPPTPPSIGLVENLQRPPTPPSIGFFENLQWPSTPPSIGLFENLRWPSTPPSIDLVKSLHWSPMPSIHLAENDQCLPSSFHISGNHSVARRLNMLD